The bacterium genome has a window encoding:
- a CDS encoding VWA domain-containing protein, producing the protein MKKIFLSLLFLLQITSAQGAAVAPIPCGENAADIVLMLDRTGSISSTTRTKEAAAANAFIDAVTGTGTSHKISVGRFNDDTADDANDPTDTTDAAIYYSMSDASYSYTTLKTKVTAAMSSQGSGTNLEDAIEVAAKELITNGTHTKKVIVLLSDGESNRRDSLAEDNSESDDHLDYDSDATDHEADYLGAAKDAAEEARAQGITIIAIAYDNTIAGEKKYREVLADMTGNAAADDKTANDHDVTEQERTDENKDGDNFYIALGSNDDADLSTVFLAIAGAISCDDGNACTQDSCVENQCIFTASPSGKDDDGDNIDNCTDTCDNRIDTDQDGVADCVDICQGFDDSVDTDGDETPDGCDVESCNGIDDNGINGIDEGFPDSDNDGVADCVDECDDSVNTDGDNYPNCQEECDTDPYKSEPGECGCGNTDYEVGDSIVCYIDECPEGSGETDSDGDGVFDCYDQCPGQNDNLDSDGDLIVDCQDACPNDPRKTENVGPCGCGAVEVFGESVPRTINYIYYENYTCDYCPNDENKMEPGQCGCGVDDVDTDVDGVAECNDRCDGSDDSLDSDADEVPDCLDACPFDAAKSEVAGLCGCGVAETDTDQDGTPNCNDLCANDPAKTEEGLCGCGEVDVDENDNGICDNLDVAPAVVPLPAFSQIQGSGSSCSLNADASANMTGFMALAFALIGVALVRKKIS; encoded by the coding sequence ATGAAAAAAATTTTCCTAAGTTTGTTGTTTTTACTCCAAATTACATCCGCTCAAGGTGCGGCTGTAGCACCCATTCCTTGCGGGGAAAATGCGGCTGATATTGTGCTGATGCTTGATCGTACTGGTTCTATTTCATCTACTACCCGTACAAAAGAAGCTGCGGCTGCTAACGCTTTTATTGATGCTGTAACAGGCACAGGGACTTCTCATAAAATTTCGGTAGGTCGTTTTAATGATGATACTGCTGATGATGCAAATGATCCAACTGATACTACAGACGCTGCTATTTATTACAGCATGTCCGATGCTTCTTATTCGTATACTACGCTTAAAACAAAAGTGACAGCTGCGATGAGCTCTCAAGGCAGTGGAACAAATTTGGAAGATGCTATTGAAGTTGCTGCTAAAGAGTTAATTACAAACGGTACGCACACTAAAAAAGTTATTGTCCTTTTATCGGATGGTGAGTCTAATCGTCGTGATTCGTTGGCTGAAGATAATTCTGAGAGCGATGATCATTTAGATTATGACAGTGATGCTACAGATCATGAAGCTGATTATTTAGGTGCTGCCAAAGATGCTGCTGAAGAAGCTCGCGCGCAAGGTATTACAATTATTGCTATTGCTTACGATAATACAATTGCTGGTGAAAAGAAATACCGTGAAGTGCTTGCTGATATGACAGGTAATGCTGCTGCTGATGATAAAACAGCAAATGATCATGATGTGACAGAGCAAGAGCGGACAGACGAAAATAAAGACGGTGACAATTTCTATATAGCTTTGGGTTCTAATGATGATGCTGATTTGTCGACAGTATTTTTAGCTATAGCTGGTGCTATTAGTTGTGATGATGGCAATGCTTGCACCCAAGATAGCTGTGTTGAGAATCAATGTATTTTTACAGCTTCCCCCTCCGGCAAAGACGATGATGGCGATAATATCGATAACTGTACTGATACCTGCGATAACCGTATTGACACTGATCAGGATGGTGTTGCCGACTGTGTTGATATTTGCCAAGGCTTTGATGATAGTGTTGATACCGATGGTGATGAAACACCTGATGGCTGTGATGTTGAAAGCTGCAATGGTATTGATGATAACGGTATAAACGGTATTGATGAAGGCTTTCCTGATAGTGATAACGATGGTGTTGCCGATTGTGTGGATGAATGTGACGATTCGGTAAATACCGACGGTGATAATTATCCTAATTGTCAGGAAGAATGCGATACCGATCCTTACAAATCTGAACCCGGTGAATGTGGATGTGGAAATACCGACTATGAAGTAGGTGATTCGATTGTTTGCTATATCGATGAGTGCCCTGAAGGTTCGGGTGAAACCGATAGCGATGGTGATGGCGTTTTCGATTGTTACGATCAATGTCCTGGTCAAAACGATAATCTTGATAGCGATGGCGACTTGATTGTCGATTGTCAGGATGCTTGCCCTAATGATCCTCGTAAAACTGAAAATGTTGGACCTTGTGGTTGTGGTGCTGTTGAAGTGTTTGGCGAAAGTGTGCCTCGTACCATTAACTATATTTATTACGAAAATTACACCTGCGACTATTGTCCTAATGATGAAAATAAAATGGAGCCTGGCCAATGTGGTTGTGGTGTAGATGATGTGGATACCGATGTAGATGGTGTTGCAGAATGTAACGACCGTTGTGACGGCAGTGATGACAGCCTTGATAGCGATGCGGATGAAGTGCCTGATTGCTTAGATGCTTGTCCGTTTGATGCTGCTAAATCGGAAGTTGCTGGCTTATGCGGTTGCGGTGTAGCTGAAACCGATACCGATCAAGATGGCACTCCCAACTGTAACGATTTGTGTGCCAATGACCCCGCTAAAACCGAAGAAGGTTTGTGTGGTTGTGGTGAAGTGGATGTGGATGAAAACGATAACGGCATTTGCGATAATTTGGATGTTGCTCCAGCTGTTGTCCCATTGCCTGCTTTTAGCCAAATTCAAGGTAGCGGTTCTAGCTGTAGCTTAAATGCCGATGCCTCGGCTAATATGACTGGTTTTATGGCATTAGCCTTTGCATTAATAGGCGTAGCTCTTGTTCGTAAAAAAATAAGCTAA